The Clupea harengus chromosome 6, Ch_v2.0.2, whole genome shotgun sequence genome contains a region encoding:
- the LOC105903486 gene encoding ribonuclease P protein subunit p25-like, with amino-acid sequence MIAGFSGVNGHISGQCHVAGSSGLLAAPQVPTQAPTEPRVTPNLCFHFQGRHFDAHPQSTSAAARGLTPSAEPTPPPPPPPPPALPPPQPSPAVMPTPGQGGFKKVCRTEEASPCPFPGLAAGVLQMRVKEGSKIRNLMGFAMARMQGPSGADALRLAGGTGTTGGSAAGLRQVVFSGSGRAVTKTITCAEIMKRKLGGLHQLTKLCYKGVKEVWESQEPGGSEMTVHRTVPSISILLSKDPLDPHEPGYQPPETLSALWGEREEQSPPQTAPKRPPSLELLAHADPSSAKRLCGGARASLGCPVD; translated from the coding sequence ATGATTGCCGGATTCAGCGGCGTTAACGGACACATCAGCGGGCAGTGCCATGTCGCCGGCTCGAGCGGACTGCTGGCGGCACCGCAGGTCCCCACTCAGGCCCCTACGGAGCCGCGTGTGACCCCTAACCTGTGTTTTCACTTCCAGGGTCGGCACTTCGATGCTCACCCTCAGTCCACAAGTGCTGCGGCACGGGGGCTAACCCCCAGCGCCGAGCCCACGcccccgccaccgccaccgccaccgccggcTCTACCTCCGCCACAACCCTCGCCCGCCGTGATGCCCACACCAGGACAGGGGGGCTTCAAGAAGGTGTGCCGCACCGAGGAGGCGTCTCCGTGCCCATTCCCGGGGCTGGCAGCGGGCGTGCTGCAGATGAGGGTGAAGGAGGGCAGTAAGATCCGAAACCTCATGGGCTTCGCCATGGCCCGCATGCAGGGTCCGAGCGGCGCGGACGCGCTCAGGCTCGCCGGCGGAACCGGGACCACCGGCGGGTCCGCGGCAGGCCTGAGGCAGGTGGTGTTCTCCGGGTCGGGCCGCGCCGTCACCAAGACCATCACGTGCGCGGAGATCATGAAGCGGAAGCTGGGGGGGCTGCACCAGCTCACCAAGCTCTGCTACAAGGGCGTGAAGGAGGTGTGGGAGAGCCAGGAGCCCGGCGGCTCCGAGATGACGGTGCACCGGACCGTGCCGTCCATCAGCATCCTGCTCTCCAAGGACCCGCTGGACCCCCATGAGCCGGGCTACCAGCCCCCCGAGACGCTCAGTGCTctgtggggggagagggaggagcagagCCCCCCCCAGACTGCACCCAAGAGACCCCCCTCGCTGGAGCTCCTAGCTCACGCTGACCCGTCCAGCGCCAAGCGGCTGTGTGGGGGGGCGAGGGCGTCGCTGGGCTGCCCCGtggactga